A single window of Anaerocolumna chitinilytica DNA harbors:
- a CDS encoding NERD domain-containing protein — protein MAIMYPKSIAEYMPTESERIVYQELKNQLPDSFSVFYSVEWSTYKNGKLVKSESDFIITSPEYGYLCLEVKGGNGIRIENNVWYVKDNKHGERRLNCTPYEQAEKSMYYFKDFFSNTYHSNYQGIFGAGVIFPFYTVEEKETFSNRNKECTIDSNDINNIYSFIKRMFKIWGGASYGFKVYRESQHKAFLELLRKRIAISAAAGALIKYKEQQLDVINRVQDNYIYFIKNIKQFYMCGGAGTGKTWISMKMAKYEAAVGIKSVLYICASKYLSSMVKKQIGDVVDVLDIETMFSSIIEDFEIFEAPLYEGVIRNLKTSFSRYDAIFVDEAQDFTEEWAKIIRKLLKNQDEGRLGVFYDDIQILREYSFGEGFGIEAEPYLLRENIRNTANIYSWASSHTNLGTDVIANPVEGPTPITEYIRDKNALTHRLETLFKEYFDDEELKFESIVIISDNTNDFMNSYTDGIAKWKFNRSTEYMDGCIRVVSVEEFKGLEADMIIYIHDETTNDNVNYIAYTRAKYYLLEFVWRTE, from the coding sequence ATGGCCATTATGTATCCAAAAAGTATAGCTGAATATATGCCAACCGAATCGGAAAGGATTGTATATCAAGAATTAAAAAATCAATTACCTGATTCTTTTTCTGTATTCTACTCAGTGGAATGGTCTACATATAAAAATGGGAAGTTAGTTAAATCAGAATCCGATTTTATTATTACTAGCCCAGAATATGGATATCTATGTCTTGAAGTAAAAGGCGGAAATGGAATTCGAATTGAAAACAATGTTTGGTATGTAAAAGACAATAAACATGGTGAAAGACGTTTGAATTGTACGCCTTACGAACAAGCAGAAAAGAGCATGTATTACTTTAAAGATTTCTTTTCCAATACATACCATAGCAATTATCAAGGAATATTTGGAGCCGGAGTGATTTTCCCTTTTTACACTGTTGAAGAAAAAGAGACATTTAGCAATCGAAACAAAGAATGTACTATAGACAGCAATGACATAAATAATATATATTCTTTTATAAAAAGAATGTTTAAAATCTGGGGTGGCGCATCATATGGTTTTAAAGTGTATAGAGAAAGCCAACACAAAGCTTTTTTAGAACTATTGAGAAAAAGAATTGCAATTTCTGCAGCTGCTGGTGCATTGATTAAGTATAAAGAGCAACAATTAGATGTAATTAACAGAGTTCAAGATAATTACATCTATTTTATCAAGAATATAAAACAGTTTTATATGTGTGGAGGAGCAGGCACTGGAAAAACGTGGATTTCTATGAAGATGGCAAAATATGAAGCTGCTGTAGGCATAAAAAGTGTTTTGTACATTTGCGCATCGAAATATCTTTCTTCAATGGTAAAAAAACAAATTGGGGATGTAGTTGATGTATTGGATATAGAAACAATGTTTTCGAGTATAATAGAAGACTTTGAAATATTTGAAGCACCTCTTTATGAAGGAGTAATAAGAAATCTTAAGACATCATTTAGTAGATATGACGCAATATTTGTTGATGAAGCACAAGATTTTACGGAGGAGTGGGCTAAAATTATTCGAAAACTGCTAAAGAACCAAGACGAGGGGCGGTTGGGGGTATTTTATGACGATATTCAAATTCTTCGAGAATATAGCTTTGGAGAGGGGTTTGGAATCGAAGCAGAACCATATCTTTTGAGAGAGAATATACGCAACACAGCCAATATATATTCATGGGCATCATCTCATACCAATTTAGGTACCGATGTGATTGCAAATCCTGTAGAAGGACCTACTCCTATAACAGAGTACATACGAGACAAGAATGCTCTTACACATCGACTTGAAACGCTCTTTAAGGAGTATTTCGATGATGAAGAATTGAAATTTGAATCAATAGTGATTATTTCTGATAATACTAATGACTTTATGAATTCGTATACGGATGGCATTGCAAAATGGAAGTTTAATAGAAGTACAGAATATATGGATGGTTGTATCAGGGTTGTTTCAGTAGAAGAATTTAAAGGTTTAGAGGCTGATATGATTATTTATATTCATGATGAGACAACAAATGACAATGTGAATTATATTGCATATACGAGAGCAAAGTATTATTTATTAGAATTTGTTTGGAGGACAGAATAG